The following DNA comes from Candidatus Caccoplasma merdavium.
CCGCCGACGCCACCTGCGTAGAAGACCTCGAAAACGTGTTCAAACGCTCGGTCGAAGTGCTGGGCGGGAAAATCGACTTCGTTCTGCACTCCATCGGCATGTCGCCCAACGTGCGTAAGAAACGTCCCTACGACGATCTCGATTACAGCCTGCTCGACAAGACCCTCGACATCTCGGCCATTTCCTTCCACAAAATGTTGCAAGTCGCCAAGAAACTCGACGCCATCAACGAATATGGCTCGGTAGTCGCCCTCTCGTACGTTGCCGCCCAACGTACCCTCTTCGGATACAACGACATGGCCGATGCCAAAGCCCTCTTGGAATCGATTGCCCGCAGCTTCGGATACATCTACGGTCGCGAAAAGAACGTGCGCATCAACACCATCTCGCAATCGCCCACGATGACCACCGCCGGTAGCGGTGTCAAAGGCATGAACTCGCTGATGGACTTCGCCAACCGCATGTCACCCCTGGGCAACGCCAATGCCGCCGAATGTGCCG
Coding sequences within:
- a CDS encoding enoyl-ACP reductase, encoding MSNNLLKGKRGIIFGALNDMSIAWKVAERAVEEGATITLSNTPVAVRMGQVSELSEKLHAEVIPADATCVEDLENVFKRSVEVLGGKIDFVLHSIGMSPNVRKKRPYDDLDYSLLDKTLDISAISFHKMLQVAKKLDAINEYGSVVALSYVAAQRTLFGYNDMADAKALLESIARSFGYIYGREKNVRINTISQSPTMTTAGSGVKGMNSLMDFANRMSPLGNANAAECADYCIVMFSDLTRKVTMQNLYHDGGFSSMGMSLRAMDQYNKSFDEYRNPETGEIVYG